In the genome of Actinobacillus lignieresii, the window TTCAAAATATACAGGAAGTGAAACGAGTAACTTGATGTTACTCCAGTCTAGTTTCCTAGACCAATATGCAAACACAACATCATACTTAAAAATCTGAAATAGCTTAATTTACCGTAATAAACCGGAAACTTAAGCTATCACTATCCGTCTAAGTACGGCGCGCATTATAGTGATGTTCGACCAGTATGACAAACTAAAAATTTTAATTTTATCTATCAAAAAAAATAATGTAGTCACATTCCGTTTATTAACCAAGAATAATTATCTATGAATAAAAGACTTCCCCCTCTCAACGCGTTAAAAGCATTTGAATCTGCCGCGCGCCATTTGAATTTTACTAAGGCGGCGGACGACTTATTTGTAACGCAAGCCGCAGTCAGTCACCAAATCAAGTTATTGGAAGACTTTCTGGGCGTTTCGCTTTTCCATCGAAGAAACCGCTTGCTGGAGCTTACCGAAATCGGTGCGCAATATTTTGAAGAAATTCAACCGCTTCTCGAACAGATTGCGGTGGCGACCGAAAAGGTTAAATTAAAAAACAGCCGACAAATTTTATCGATCAGTACCACGCCGTCATTTGGTATGCATTGGTTGGTACCTCGTTTAAACGAGTTTCATAAAAAATATCCGGATATCGAAGTGCGTTTAACCACCGCTTCTCAAGATGAAGGCTTATTAGGCAAAGATATTGATGTTGCGATTTATTACGGTTCGGGCAATTGGCAAAATCTGGAAGCGATTGAACTTGTTCAAGCGCGTATTATGATTTTAGCCTCGCCGGAATATTTGCGAGATCATCCGATTACCAAACCTGAAGATTTAGAAGGTAAAAATTTAATTCACGTTTGTTCGCATACCAAATGGAAGCAAATGGCGGAGCATCTTAATTTAAATAATTTAGAAGTAGAATCGGGTCCGATGTATTCGAATACTTCAATGGGAATGCAAGCGGCGAAACACGGTCAGGGCGTTGTGGTGGCAAATAGAATACTCGCGCAAAATGCCATAGAAGAAGGTTCGGTAATCGAGGCTTTCACGACGGACGTTTATGACGAGAAGGCGTTTTACGTGGTTTATCCTCCGCAAATGGCAGAGATTGCGAAAGTTAAACATTTTGTCGAGTGGATTACGCATGAAATCAAAGGAAGTTATAAATAATGAAGTATGATTGGGTTTTATTTGACGCTGACGAAACGCTTTTTTCGTTTAATTCGTACTTAGGTTTAACCTCTATGCTGAAGCGGTACGGTATTGAATTTACGCGAGAAGACTATGAGGCGTTTCAGGCGGTCAATAAACCGCTTTGGGTGGCTTACCAGAATAATGAAATTACCGCTCAAGACATTCAAACCCGCCGTTTTGCCAAGTTATCGGCGCAAACCGGCATAGACGCATTGCAACTTAATCAAGAGTTAATGGCGGAAATGGCATTGGTCAGTAAACCGTTGGACGGCGTGACGGCTATGTTGGAACAACTATACGGTAAAGTAAAGATGGGGATTATCACTAACGGCTTTACCGAATTACAGCAAAAGCGATTAGCGAATACGCATACCGAGAAATTTTTTGAGATTGTCGTCGTATCGGAACAAATCGGTGCAGCCAAGCCGGATCGACAGGTGTTCGATTACGCTTTTACTTTGATGGAACAGGAAGACAAAACCAAAGTGTTAATGGTTGGCGATACGCTTGCATCAGACGTTTTAGGCGGTAATAATGCGGGTATCGATACTTGTTGGTTTAATCATTCGAAAAGTAAGAATGAAACACAGATTCGCCCGACTTATGAAATTAGCTCAATGGATCAGCTTATTGAGATTGTTAAAGGAACCGAATAATGAAATTACAGCAATTACGCTACATCGTTGAAATCGTGAATCAAAATTTGAATATTACCGAGGCGGCGGAAACGCTTTATACTTCTCAACCGGGCATTAGTAAGCAGGTACGTCTATTGGAAAGCGAACTCGGAATTAATATTTTCGAACGAAACGGTAAGCATATTAAAGGATTAACGCCGGCGGGAGAAAAAATTGTCGCGATTGCGCGCGAATTACTGGTAAAAGCGCAGAGTATTAAATCGGTGGCGGAAGAACAGACTCGTCCGAATCGAGGCGTCTTACGCATTGCAACGCCGAATACGCAAGCGCGCTATGTTTTGCCGCCGATTATTGAGAAATTTAAAGCGAAGTATCCGGAGGTCAGCCTACAATTACACCAAGGTTCGCCAAGTCAAATTTACGATGCGTTAATGGCGGGCGAAGTGGATTTGGCGATTACGACCGAAGCGCAGCATTTATTTGAAGATGCGATTTTATTGCCGTGTTATTTATGGAATCGTTCCGTCATTGTGAAGCCGGATCATCCGTTAGTGAAATTTGTGAACCAAAGTAAGAATTTAACGGTCGAAGAACTCGGTAAATATGATCTGATTACTTACACCTTCGGTTTTACCGGGCAGTCGGATCTCGACCACGCATTTAATAAAGAAGGTATCTTACCGCATATCGTGTTTACCGCGACGGATGCCGACGTCATTAAAACTTACGTGCGTTTAGGCTTAGGGGTCGGGATTATGGCGTCAATGGCGCATACGCCCGCGGACAGTGATTTGGTGGCGATTGATGCAAGTCATTTATTCCAATCGAGTATGACGCAAATCGCATTTAAACGCGGCACTTTCTTACGTAATTATATGTATGATTTTATTAACTATTTCTCGCCGCATTTAACAAAGATGCAAGTAGAGAAAGCGGAACAATTAAGAGAGAGCAATGCTATTCTTCGTTTGTTCGAAAGCACTAAATTAGAGGAAAAATAGATGGGATTTATTAAAAAAATCGCACTTTCGTTTGTTGCAATTTTTGCATTAATTTCAACCGCTTGGGCGGATGATTTTAATATAAAATATAGTTCTAATTACCTAATGCCGGCTTATGTGCATTTTAAAAACGGCGGCGGTCAGTATGCGATTCAATCGAAAATCAACGTACCGTTATATAACATTGTTTTTTCAGCGAAAGGCACGGAGCGTAACGGTCAATTTAATATGTTGAGCTATCGCGATACGCGTAACGGCAAAACTTACGCTTTAGCTGAAATTGATTCCAGTACGGTGAAGTACGGCAAAGCGAAAGATCCGTTAAAACAAGAGGCATTAACTATGCCGACCTTCGATTTATTTACCACCGCATTTCAGTTAAGTTATTACGATCAATTACCGACAAGTTTCCAAACGACCAACGGTAAGAAATTATATCCGACACCGAATGTAAAATTGCATAAAGTACAAAAAGCGGTAACGGTAAAAGGTCAAACTTATCAAGAAATTACTTATAGTTTTAAAACTAGCGATCAAAAAGCGATTACCGTGAAAAAATACGTAGGGGAAAAATTCCCTCGTTATATTTCATACAATCGTGACGGCGATAATTACGAGCTGACGTTTGATAGCTTTGTAAAATAAGCGAGTTACAAAAAGACAAGCGGTCTATTTTTCGCAATTTTTTGCAAGAAATAGACCGCTTGTTTATAAGCGAAAACTAGAAGTCTTCAAAATATTGTTGAATCGTATTAATGTCTTTGGTTTGGGTTAAAGCAAGTTGTAATAATACACGTGCTTTTTGCGGGTTGAGCGTACCGGATGCCGCAAAACCGTATTTAGAATCATCCACTTCCGCATCACGAGTGGTATAGCCGGTCGGCACTCGTGAAGAACGAACCACCGCAACACCGTTTTTAGCCGCTTGTTCTAGTAACGCTAAATTCGCCGCATTCATATTACCGTTACCGACACCGGCAACTACTATCCCTTGATAGCCCGCATCCAATAAGGCTTTAAGCGGCTCGGTCGGCATATTTGAATAAGCGTAGATAATACCGACTTTCGGCAGTTCATTGAGCTTATCAACCGTAAACGGGGTATTTAACGTGTGTTTACTTTCCGGTGCACGTTCGTAATCGACTTTACTGTTATGAATATATCCGAGCGTACCGAAGTTCGGCGAACTGAATGTTTGCACGGCGGTAGTACTGGTTTTTGTCACGTCTCTCGCACCCAGTACCACATCATTCATTGCGACTAGCACACCACGTTTTGCCGATTTTTTATCTTTCGCCACTACAATTGAATTATATAAATTCAACGGACCGTCAGCGCTTTTTTCTGTCGCAGGGCGCATTGCACCGACCAACACCACCGGTTTATCGCATTTTACCGTCATATCGAGGAAATATGCGGTTTCTTCCATCGTATCCGTACCGTGAGTAATGACAAAACCGTCCGTATTAGCGCATTGATTATTGATGGTTTTCGCTAATTTTAGCCACACTTCGTCACTCATATCTTGTGAACCGATTTTGACTACCTGTTCGCCTTTAATATTAGCGAGCGTTTTCATTTCCGGTACGGCTTCGATTAAGGTATCAATGTTTAATTGCCCAGCTTGGTAAGCCGAACTCACCGCACTTTGTCCGCTGCCGGCAATCGTTCCGCCGGTTGCCAATATCGTGATATTCGGTAACTCCGCGGCATACACACTCGAAATTGCCATAGAAAGAACAGCAGATAAAGCAAGTTTTTTGAGTTTCATATAAGCTCCTTAAGATTTGAGAAAGATAGAATAATTATCCCATGTAACCAAGAGCGGGTAGAAATGGTTACGGTTTATTTTTTGATCTTGTTCACAAAATTTATCGTAAGATAAGCGGTTGAATTTTTTCTTTTTGTTGCAACGCAAAATTGTAAAAATTTAGTTAAATTTGACCGCTTGTTGATTTTTCCGATAGCCAAAAAATACGTTTTACTATATACTAGGCTCCCGTCCTGATAGTTTTTATTGACTATCCATTCCGAATTTTCTTATCTATTTAACTGATTAATCAAAGGCAGACAAAATGGCAACGAATTATATTTTCGTGACGGGCGGTGTTGTTTCATCTTTAGGCAAAGGTATTGCCGCTGCATCTCTCGCATCAATTCTCGAAGCTCGTGGTTTAAACGTAACCATTATGAAGCTGGATCCTTATATCAATGTCGATCCGGGTACAATGAGCCCGACGCAACACGGTGAAGTTTTCGTTACGCAAGACGGTGCGGAAACTGATTTAGACTTAGGTCACTATGAGCGTTTTATTCGTTCTAAAATGAGCAAAGCGAACAACTTTACCAGCGGTAAAATTTACTCTGAAGTATTACGCAAAGAACGCCGCGGCGATTATTTAGGTGCGACCATCCAAGTGATCCCGCATATCACTAATGAAATTAAAGAACGTGTGATTGAAGGCGGTAAAGGTCGTGATGTGGTGATCGTGGAAGTTGGTGGTACGGTAGGCGATATCGAATCGTTACCGTTCTTAGAAGCGTTACGTCAGTTAGCGGTCGATGTCGGTCGAGAAAAAACCTTATTTATGCACTTAACTTTAGTGCCGTATATTCCGACTGCCGGCGAAGTGAAAACCAAACCTACGCAACACTCGGTAAAAGAATTACTTTCAATCGGTATTCAGCCGGACGTGTTAATTTGCCGTTCGGATCGTGCGATTCCAAGTAACGAGCGTAAAAAAATCGCCTTATTCTGTAACGTGCCGGAACGTGCGGTAATTTCCTTAAAAGACGTAGATTCGATTTACCGCATTCCCGAATTACTGAAATCACAAGGCTTAGATAGTTTTGTTTGCGATCGTTTCCGCCTAGATTGTCCGGAAGCGGATTTAAGCGAATGGGAACAAGTGCTTTATCGCCAAGCGAACCCGACCGGTGAAGTGACTATCGGTATGGTGGGTAAATATGTGGAATTACCGGATGCGTATAAATCGGTAAACGAAGCGTTAAAACACGCCGGTTTAACCAATCGCTTAACGGTCAATATCAAGTATATTGATTCGCAAGATATCGAAACCAAAGGTGTTGAATTACTCCATGGCTTAGATGCGATTTTAGTACCGGGTGGCTTCGGCTATCGTGGTGTGGAAGGTAAAATCCGTACCGCACAATATGCACGTGAAAACAAAATTCCTTATTTAGGTATTTGTTTAGGTATGCAGATCGCACTGATCGAATATGCACGTAATGTGGCAGGTTTAACCCAAGCAAATTCATCCGAGTTTGATAAAGATTGTCCGCAACCGGTAGTGGGTTTAATTACCGAATGGCAAGATGAGTCGGGTAATGTGGAAACACGTTCCGATGAGTCGGATTTAGGCGGCACAATGCGTTTAGGTGCGCAACAATGCCACTTAATCGAAGGCACTAAAGCACGTGAAGTTTATGGTGCGGAAACGATTGTTGAGCGTCATCGTCACCGTTATGAAGTAAACAATACTTTATTACCGCAAATCGAAGCGGCAGGCTTAAAAGTGAGCGGTTTATCGGCAGACCGTAAATTGGTGGAAATTATTGAAATTCCAAACCATCCGTGGTTTATTGCGGCGCAGTTCCATCCGGAATTTACTTCAACACCGCGTGACGGTCATCCGTTATTTGCCGGCTTTGTTGCGGCGGCAAAAGCATATCAAGATAGCCATAAAGCGTAATCAACTATTGCTATAATGTGAGGCGAGTTTTATACTCGCCTTATTTTTTACAAAAAATAAACAAAAATTTAACCGCTTAATTGTATTAATAAGGAGAAAATTATGGCAGATCCGCATATTAAATCCCCAATGGATTTTTGGGATTACTTTACGGTAATTATGTATCGTTTAGGTTTTGTAGTCGCGAGTATTATGGTCTTGTTACTGCCTTACCAAACGGAATGGGCTTCTCTCGGCTTGTTAATCGCCGGTACGATGTTAGCTTCTTCACTTCATCTTTATCTTAAGCGATTCCGCTTTATT includes:
- the yjjG gene encoding pyrimidine 5'-nucleotidase; translated protein: MKYDWVLFDADETLFSFNSYLGLTSMLKRYGIEFTREDYEAFQAVNKPLWVAYQNNEITAQDIQTRRFAKLSAQTGIDALQLNQELMAEMALVSKPLDGVTAMLEQLYGKVKMGIITNGFTELQQKRLANTHTEKFFEIVVVSEQIGAAKPDRQVFDYAFTLMEQEDKTKVLMVGDTLASDVLGGNNAGIDTCWFNHSKSKNETQIRPTYEISSMDQLIEIVKGTE
- the ansB gene encoding L-asparaginase 2, which encodes MKLKKLALSAVLSMAISSVYAAELPNITILATGGTIAGSGQSAVSSAYQAGQLNIDTLIEAVPEMKTLANIKGEQVVKIGSQDMSDEVWLKLAKTINNQCANTDGFVITHGTDTMEETAYFLDMTVKCDKPVVLVGAMRPATEKSADGPLNLYNSIVVAKDKKSAKRGVLVAMNDVVLGARDVTKTSTTAVQTFSSPNFGTLGYIHNSKVDYERAPESKHTLNTPFTVDKLNELPKVGIIYAYSNMPTEPLKALLDAGYQGIVVAGVGNGNMNAANLALLEQAAKNGVAVVRSSRVPTGYTTRDAEVDDSKYGFAASGTLNPQKARVLLQLALTQTKDINTIQQYFEDF
- the cysB gene encoding HTH-type transcriptional regulator CysB, translating into MKLQQLRYIVEIVNQNLNITEAAETLYTSQPGISKQVRLLESELGINIFERNGKHIKGLTPAGEKIVAIARELLVKAQSIKSVAEEQTRPNRGVLRIATPNTQARYVLPPIIEKFKAKYPEVSLQLHQGSPSQIYDALMAGEVDLAITTEAQHLFEDAILLPCYLWNRSVIVKPDHPLVKFVNQSKNLTVEELGKYDLITYTFGFTGQSDLDHAFNKEGILPHIVFTATDADVIKTYVRLGLGVGIMASMAHTPADSDLVAIDASHLFQSSMTQIAFKRGTFLRNYMYDFINYFSPHLTKMQVEKAEQLRESNAILRLFESTKLEEK
- a CDS encoding transcriptional regulator GcvA, yielding MNKRLPPLNALKAFESAARHLNFTKAADDLFVTQAAVSHQIKLLEDFLGVSLFHRRNRLLELTEIGAQYFEEIQPLLEQIAVATEKVKLKNSRQILSISTTPSFGMHWLVPRLNEFHKKYPDIEVRLTTASQDEGLLGKDIDVAIYYGSGNWQNLEAIELVQARIMILASPEYLRDHPITKPEDLEGKNLIHVCSHTKWKQMAEHLNLNNLEVESGPMYSNTSMGMQAAKHGQGVVVANRILAQNAIEEGSVIEAFTTDVYDEKAFYVVYPPQMAEIAKVKHFVEWITHEIKGSYK
- the pyrG gene encoding glutamine hydrolyzing CTP synthase, with the protein product MATNYIFVTGGVVSSLGKGIAAASLASILEARGLNVTIMKLDPYINVDPGTMSPTQHGEVFVTQDGAETDLDLGHYERFIRSKMSKANNFTSGKIYSEVLRKERRGDYLGATIQVIPHITNEIKERVIEGGKGRDVVIVEVGGTVGDIESLPFLEALRQLAVDVGREKTLFMHLTLVPYIPTAGEVKTKPTQHSVKELLSIGIQPDVLICRSDRAIPSNERKKIALFCNVPERAVISLKDVDSIYRIPELLKSQGLDSFVCDRFRLDCPEADLSEWEQVLYRQANPTGEVTIGMVGKYVELPDAYKSVNEALKHAGLTNRLTVNIKYIDSQDIETKGVELLHGLDAILVPGGFGYRGVEGKIRTAQYARENKIPYLGICLGMQIALIEYARNVAGLTQANSSEFDKDCPQPVVGLITEWQDESGNVETRSDESDLGGTMRLGAQQCHLIEGTKAREVYGAETIVERHRHRYEVNNTLLPQIEAAGLKVSGLSADRKLVEIIEIPNHPWFIAAQFHPEFTSTPRDGHPLFAGFVAAAKAYQDSHKA